The sequence CTTATTAGTGCCTGAGCTCTAGGTTTTCAAATACACTTTCTTTAACAAATACTATCCAAAATTTGTAGTTCTTTGTACACATTTCAGAGACTGCATCCTCAAAGAccattaaatattttacatctGAACTAGAAAGTCACCATAGCAAGAGAGCATACATGCGTTTATAAATCGGTTATCACATTCATACAGAGACGCTCACACCTGTACCAACAAATGCAACGATAAAGTACAAACCTGTGCAGGTGTGTCCGTCTCATTGATTGGCTGACCATCAAACCGGAAACGTATTTGCCTTATGGATAATCCCTGAAAAGAGAAAGTGAATGCAAGTTATAGTTGTGCTCATCAGCGTTACGCCAAGCGTACAATGCTTCATGGTGTGCGCAGAGCTCAGAATGACTGAAGCTCAAGCTGATGTCTCACCTGTCTTTCGCAGTATGCCTTCATCAGTTTGCTGAGGGGGGTGTGCCTTTTGATTTTGAACTGGACCACAGATCCATCCTGACCTGCCACTTTCAAGTTAATGTGGTCATTTTCGGTCTTCACACCCtcctgaaataaaatatgtagAGTGTAAAATATAGAGATAAATTAAAGTTTAATAATAAACACACAGTGTTGTTTTAATCAGACTGAAGGGTCtaagtcacacacacacacacacacacacacacaccaggggAGTCATTTGCGCTCAAGCCACATTGTCCTTCACATGCAGCCGCTACTGTATTAAACATTAGATGTTCCTGTAATACGGAATAACACCATTTGAGATATGATTGAGGCGACAGAGAGACTTGAGTCTATAT is a genomic window of Chanodichthys erythropterus isolate Z2021 chromosome 14, ASM2448905v1, whole genome shotgun sequence containing:
- the sumo3b gene encoding small ubiquitin-related modifier 3, translating into MSEEKPKEGVKTENDHINLKVAGQDGSVVQFKIKRHTPLSKLMKAYCERQGLSIRQIRFRFDGQPINETDTPAQLEMEDEDTIDVFQQQTGGTC